A region from the Aegilops tauschii subsp. strangulata cultivar AL8/78 chromosome 5, Aet v6.0, whole genome shotgun sequence genome encodes:
- the LOC141022429 gene encoding uncharacterized protein: protein MARRHPAATSAKRRAAPPNPSPPAPPADGSLPLLHAASHGDLRLFKRLVRDLDQGRGRPREVVEAAKDQGLVALHFAAGKGRPRVCRYLVEELGVDVDAVDDGGTGTRRCALRDSAT from the exons ATGGCGCGGCGTCACCCCGCCGCCACCTCAGCCAAGCGTCGCGCCGCCCCTCCAAACCCTAGCCCACCCGCTCCGCCCGCCGACGGATCGCTTCCGCTCCTCCACGCGGCGAGCCACGGCGACCTCCGCCTCTTCAAGA GGCTGGTGAGAGATCTGGATCAGGGCAGGGGCCGTCCCagggaggtggtggaggcggccAAGGACCAAGGTCTCGTGGCGCTGCACTTCGCTGCCGGGAAGGGAAGGCCACGGGTGTGCAGGTACCTGGTCGAGGAGCTAGGGGTCGATGTGGACGCCGTCGACGATGGAG GCACCGGCACCCGGCGGTGCGCTCTCCGGGACTCTGCCACTTGA